Proteins from a single region of Mucilaginibacter daejeonensis:
- a CDS encoding DUF3857 domain-containing protein has translation MKRTLMPLAVLLLSTALSFGQQKIESHTPAFGKIDKADLEMKTCDFEKDANAMVLFSKGDVYYDESFNIVVEYHKRIKILTDAGKKQGDIRIEYYGGNRYEYITNLQAEIFNLNNDKVEVTKLDKKQVYTENVDKNLMAMIFSFPNVKAGSVIEYKYRRTVNSLSSIPDWAFQETIPVKHSELITTIPEWFIFRTQQRNYAPFTQHLTSKVTRSITTGSATNAVMLNEDKELYVMDDVPSMIKEPYMSSEVDNTRTIYFQLVHFQPPAGFTQSFSDTWAKVGSILADHEDFGSQLRRKLAGEEELITKAKALKTDGQKIAYLFGEVKNAMKWNGIDRWYTNDGTVKAWEKKTGNSTEVNLILYHLLKQSGVRSYPMLVSTRSHGKVNPAFSFLYQFNRAVVYVPVDSTKYYVLDATNKYNSHLDIPDEVLNSHALWVDKDNKRYDLKFVDNEVPERYVAYINAEISADSRMSGTAQISNFNYGRLAGLTNFKTNGEKKYTDQLRGNNNSLTITSLKMDNIDVDSLPLNHNINFKLELTGSDNNYIYFNPIPFSGMSSNPFITENRVSNIDLGHCNTYSLTTVIKLPAGYHTDALPKSLSLMMPDKSISCNRTVAQEDGTLLIRYQINNKKNFYPKEDYPYLREFYKKMHEMLNEQVVLKKG, from the coding sequence ATGAAGCGTACCCTAATGCCTCTTGCGGTGTTGCTATTGAGCACCGCGCTGTCTTTTGGACAACAAAAGATCGAATCCCACACACCTGCTTTCGGCAAGATCGACAAGGCCGACCTTGAAATGAAGACATGCGACTTTGAGAAGGACGCCAACGCCATGGTGCTTTTCAGTAAAGGCGATGTTTATTACGATGAGTCTTTTAACATCGTTGTGGAATACCACAAGCGCATCAAGATACTGACCGATGCAGGCAAAAAGCAGGGCGACATCCGTATAGAATATTATGGTGGTAACCGTTATGAGTACATCACCAACCTGCAGGCCGAGATCTTTAACCTGAACAATGACAAGGTAGAGGTGACCAAGCTTGATAAAAAGCAGGTGTATACCGAGAACGTGGACAAGAACCTAATGGCCATGATCTTTTCGTTCCCGAACGTTAAGGCCGGATCGGTGATCGAGTACAAATACCGCCGTACCGTAAATTCATTAAGCAGCATACCCGATTGGGCCTTCCAGGAGACCATCCCGGTCAAACACAGCGAACTGATCACCACCATACCCGAGTGGTTCATCTTCCGTACCCAGCAGCGCAACTACGCGCCATTTACCCAACATTTAACCAGTAAGGTAACGCGCTCCATCACTACAGGCAGTGCTACCAATGCAGTGATGCTTAACGAGGATAAGGAGTTGTACGTGATGGACGATGTACCTTCCATGATCAAGGAGCCGTACATGAGCTCAGAGGTAGATAATACCCGCACGATCTATTTTCAACTGGTACACTTCCAACCACCGGCAGGTTTCACCCAATCATTTTCAGACACCTGGGCCAAGGTAGGTAGCATACTGGCCGATCACGAAGATTTTGGCTCGCAGTTAAGGCGTAAACTGGCCGGCGAGGAAGAGCTGATCACCAAGGCCAAAGCGCTGAAGACCGACGGACAAAAGATAGCTTACCTGTTCGGTGAGGTAAAGAACGCCATGAAATGGAACGGCATCGACCGCTGGTATACTAATGACGGAACCGTAAAGGCATGGGAAAAGAAAACAGGTAACTCTACTGAAGTGAACCTGATCCTTTATCACCTGCTTAAGCAAAGCGGCGTAAGGTCATATCCTATGCTGGTGAGCACCCGCTCGCACGGTAAAGTGAACCCGGCGTTCTCGTTCCTGTATCAATTCAACCGTGCAGTGGTTTACGTACCGGTAGATAGTACCAAGTATTATGTGCTTGATGCCACCAACAAGTATAACAGCCACCTGGATATACCCGACGAGGTATTGAATTCGCACGCCCTGTGGGTCGATAAGGATAATAAGAGGTACGACCTTAAATTTGTGGACAATGAGGTACCTGAGCGCTATGTGGCCTACATTAACGCCGAGATATCGGCAGATAGCCGCATGAGCGGTACCGCTCAGATCAGCAACTTCAACTACGGGCGTTTAGCCGGCTTGACCAACTTCAAGACCAACGGCGAGAAAAAGTATACCGATCAGCTGCGTGGCAATAACAACAGCCTTACCATTACCTCATTAAAGATGGATAACATTGATGTGGATAGCTTGCCGCTCAATCACAATATCAACTTTAAGCTTGAACTTACCGGGTCTGACAATAATTACATCTACTTTAACCCGATACCCTTCTCGGGTATGAGCAGCAACCCGTTCATCACCGAGAACAGGGTGAGCAACATTGATCTGGGCCACTGCAATACCTACTCACTGACCACGGTGATCAAACTACCCGCTGGTTACCATACCGATGCACTGCCTAAAAGCCTAAGCCTGATGATGCCCGACAAAAGCATATCGTGCAATAGAACAGTGGCCCAGGAGGACGGTACTTTGCTGATCCGTTACCAGATCAACAACAAGAAGAACTTTTATCCTAAGGAGGATTACCCTTACCTGCGCGAGTTCTATAAAAAGATGCACGAGATGCTGAACGAGCAGGTAGTACTTAAAAAAGGATAG